A single window of Shewanella sp. Choline-02u-19 DNA harbors:
- a CDS encoding GGDEF domain-containing protein: protein MKDAVASTSQLSVLQQKLYSARQALDDMNEDQNKKLQLLLQFISQLSLACKGQNIELDNKLAKLRHKLSRFSQIDNAITDLNDVEGVLKQQYNHVMLQLEESRSSLSNIVSQIQRIESLPTKLKKEISYFKKELVKPFHTYWDYIPKVEKIIQFYDEILNEQLRLGEQFEVLPRHRQSAHELALMLSEIEFRKEQREQISSIKLSLTEDFELDTLLNAYQVVLSLLLDNIAKEKTASQEFLYILNGALSNVREVVTDSYTHSVKSFQVAKKLNGEINNQVDNIDESVAETNDIDHLKTQVTEQLLALRTALSRKEALENREQIQLRQSVEALRRELNELSKETETYKKRLFEQQKLNLLDSLTQLPNRAALEERMDIEYRNYKRTQQPLWVAVADIDHFKTINDSFGHSTGDKTLQVIAMALKSSLRDTEFVARYGGEEFVFLLPDIGENDIKPLLDRVREKVKSIPFKFKNQRITVTVSIGAAQIIENELISETFERADAALYKAKHESRDRVIIDS from the coding sequence ATGAAGGATGCCGTCGCCAGCACCTCACAGCTAAGCGTATTACAGCAAAAGCTCTATTCAGCAAGGCAAGCCCTTGATGATATGAATGAAGACCAAAATAAAAAGCTTCAGCTCCTTCTGCAGTTTATTAGCCAGCTGAGCTTAGCGTGCAAAGGCCAGAACATTGAATTGGACAACAAACTCGCTAAACTTCGGCACAAATTAAGCCGCTTTAGTCAGATTGATAACGCCATAACCGACCTAAACGACGTTGAAGGCGTATTAAAGCAACAATATAACCACGTCATGTTGCAGCTTGAAGAGAGCCGTAGCTCCTTATCTAATATCGTCAGCCAAATTCAACGCATTGAGTCTCTGCCAACAAAACTCAAGAAAGAGATCTCCTATTTCAAAAAAGAGCTCGTAAAACCATTTCATACCTATTGGGATTACATTCCAAAAGTAGAAAAAATCATCCAGTTCTACGATGAGATCCTTAACGAGCAGCTCCGTCTTGGCGAACAATTTGAAGTGTTACCAAGACATCGTCAATCAGCCCACGAGCTGGCATTGATGCTATCGGAAATAGAGTTTAGAAAAGAGCAACGAGAACAAATTTCGTCGATAAAACTGTCATTAACTGAAGATTTTGAACTCGACACCTTATTAAACGCCTATCAAGTTGTACTTAGCCTATTACTCGATAATATCGCGAAAGAAAAAACGGCATCGCAAGAGTTTTTATACATACTCAACGGTGCATTAAGTAATGTTCGCGAGGTGGTAACAGACTCCTACACGCATTCGGTAAAAAGCTTTCAAGTTGCTAAAAAACTGAATGGTGAGATCAATAATCAAGTCGATAATATTGACGAGTCGGTTGCTGAAACTAATGATATCGATCACCTAAAAACACAAGTAACAGAGCAACTATTAGCATTACGAACCGCACTCAGCCGTAAAGAAGCACTAGAGAACAGAGAGCAGATTCAATTACGACAATCTGTTGAAGCGCTGCGCCGCGAGCTAAACGAGCTAAGTAAAGAAACCGAAACCTATAAAAAGCGCTTGTTTGAACAACAAAAGCTGAATCTGCTCGACTCACTCACTCAACTGCCCAACCGTGCAGCACTTGAAGAGCGCATGGACATTGAGTATCGTAATTACAAACGCACTCAACAACCACTATGGGTCGCCGTTGCCGATATCGATCATTTCAAAACAATCAACGATAGTTTTGGCCACAGCACGGGTGATAAAACACTGCAAGTGATTGCTATGGCGCTAAAAAGTTCTTTAAGAGATACTGAATTTGTTGCCCGTTACGGCGGTGAAGAGTTCGTATTTTTACTCCCAGACATTGGTGAGAATGACATTAAGCCTTTACTTGACCGAGTAAGAGAAAAAGTAAAAAGTATTCCTTTTAAGTTTAAAAATCAGAGAATTACAGTTACAGTATCTATAGGCGCTGCACAAATTATTGAAAATGAGCTCATCAGTGAAACCTTTGAACGAGCTGACGCCGCGCTGTATAAAGCTAAACATGAAAGCAGAGATAGAGTCATTATTGATTCATAA
- the ppnN gene encoding nucleotide 5'-monophosphate nucleosidase PpnN: MIVKISPRGSLDQLSQLEVDRLKQNAKSELYQLYRSCSLAVLASGLQSDNAESLFNQFSDFNINVLRRERGIKIELTNPPQEAFVDGEIISGIQEHLFSVLRDIVYIYDKYDNLKHINLTNASHITNVVFDILRNARTMPMLDPNIVVCWGGHSINPIEYQYTREVGYELGLRKLDICTGCGPGAMEGPMKGAAIGHAKQRVNHARYIGLTEPSIIAAEPPNQIVNELVILPDIEKRLEAFVRLGHGIIIFPGGAGTAEELLYLLGILLNKHNQEIPFPLVLTGPKESEEYFLRIDEFIAATLGPEAQSKYQIVIDDPSKVARIQKEAMEKIKTFRKDNGDSYQYQWSLKIEPEFQLPFEPTHEMMSNLDLHDQSNKAELAANLRKAFSGIVAGNVKMETIKIIDQRGPFEIKGDPKLMALMDNLLNAFVSQQRMKLPGSAYIPCYKIMK; encoded by the coding sequence ATGATAGTGAAAATTAGTCCCCGAGGAAGCTTAGATCAGCTTTCACAACTCGAAGTTGACAGACTCAAACAGAACGCAAAAAGTGAGCTTTACCAGCTCTACCGCAGTTGCTCGCTTGCAGTATTAGCCTCTGGCTTGCAAAGCGATAATGCGGAAAGTCTTTTCAATCAGTTCAGTGATTTTAATATTAATGTCTTAAGGCGAGAGCGCGGCATTAAGATTGAATTGACCAATCCGCCACAAGAAGCCTTTGTCGATGGCGAAATCATCTCTGGTATACAAGAGCACCTATTTTCAGTGCTACGCGACATCGTCTATATCTATGATAAATACGACAACCTAAAACACATCAATTTAACCAACGCGAGTCACATCACTAACGTGGTTTTTGACATTTTACGTAATGCTCGCACAATGCCGATGCTCGACCCCAATATTGTTGTCTGCTGGGGAGGACATAGCATCAATCCGATTGAATACCAATATACCCGTGAAGTGGGCTATGAGCTTGGATTACGTAAGTTAGATATTTGTACCGGTTGTGGCCCTGGTGCAATGGAGGGCCCGATGAAAGGCGCTGCCATTGGCCATGCAAAGCAAAGAGTAAACCACGCTCGATATATAGGTCTTACAGAGCCGAGTATTATTGCTGCTGAACCCCCAAATCAAATCGTCAACGAGTTGGTGATTCTGCCTGACATTGAAAAACGACTCGAAGCATTTGTGAGGCTGGGGCACGGGATCATTATTTTTCCTGGCGGAGCGGGTACCGCAGAAGAGCTGCTCTATTTACTGGGTATTTTGCTCAATAAACATAATCAAGAGATCCCCTTCCCACTCGTGTTAACCGGGCCAAAAGAGAGTGAAGAATATTTCTTACGCATTGATGAATTTATTGCTGCAACGCTAGGACCGGAAGCACAAAGTAAGTATCAAATTGTGATTGATGATCCATCAAAGGTTGCTCGTATTCAAAAAGAAGCGATGGAGAAGATTAAGACCTTCCGTAAGGACAACGGCGACTCCTATCAATATCAGTGGTCTTTGAAAATCGAACCTGAATTTCAACTACCTTTTGAACCAACTCATGAAATGATGAGTAATTTAGATTTACACGACCAATCGAACAAAGCAGAACTGGCGGCAAACTTGAGAAAGGCTTTTTCAGGTATTGTTGCCGGTAATGTCAAAATGGAAACGATCAAGATAATTGACCAGCGCGGTCCCTTTGAAATTAAGGGGGATCCAAAACTCATGGCGTTAATGGATAATCTACTTAACGCTTTTGTTTCACAACAACGAATGAAGTTACCGGGAAGTGCTTATATTCCCTGTTATAAAATAATGAAATGA
- the xni gene encoding flap endonuclease Xni yields the protein MNKFLILDGMNLVRRIHAAQPNESDINGLKERVNGACKKLIKYHQPSHVAIVWDGNALSWRKSLYEGYKKGRKPMPEALSNGLADIKAFLAEHNIASLNAESEADDVIATLATKLVSIGGEAIIVSTDKGFCQLNHPNIKQWDHFNQTYMTVEAMEQKLGVEHKQFIDYLALAGDSGNKIPGVPGIGPKSAVELLKIFRSLANIYSSIEQVGTKQAKKLEDGKEMARLSYKLVQLQLDMPLNANLKQFRLPKTN from the coding sequence ATGAATAAATTTTTAATTTTAGATGGCATGAACTTAGTGCGGCGGATCCACGCCGCTCAACCCAACGAATCAGATATCAACGGCCTAAAAGAGCGCGTTAATGGCGCTTGTAAAAAGCTAATAAAGTATCACCAACCATCTCACGTAGCGATAGTATGGGACGGTAATGCATTATCATGGCGCAAATCACTATACGAAGGCTATAAAAAGGGCCGTAAGCCAATGCCTGAAGCATTGTCCAACGGTCTTGCCGATATTAAAGCGTTTCTTGCGGAACATAACATTGCCTCACTTAATGCCGAGTCGGAGGCCGATGATGTTATTGCCACCTTGGCGACTAAGCTCGTCAGCATTGGCGGCGAAGCCATTATAGTGTCAACCGATAAAGGATTTTGCCAATTAAATCATCCTAATATCAAGCAGTGGGATCACTTCAATCAAACATATATGACGGTTGAAGCCATGGAACAAAAGCTAGGTGTTGAACACAAGCAATTTATTGATTATTTGGCGCTCGCCGGTGACAGTGGCAATAAAATTCCTGGAGTGCCAGGTATTGGTCCTAAGTCCGCCGTTGAATTGCTAAAGATATTTCGCTCACTGGCTAATATATATAGCTCAATCGAACAGGTTGGCACTAAACAAGCTAAAAAGCTTGAAGATGGCAAAGAAATGGCCCGACTAAGCTATAAACTAGTGCAACTTCAATTAGATATGCCTTTAAATGCAAACCTAAAGCAATTTAGGCTACCGAAAACTAATTAA
- a CDS encoding DUF3192 domain-containing protein yields MKSKVPVIIGSIFVAYIAFVAVIMVSYDPTPDEMDWEDRQAYNRAKMTEITIGQSIAEVKSIFGKADFSEAKISNQQNLQILFYRTQHKESDGETTKEECTPLLFKQGQLVAWGEETYQQYLTSQIDSL; encoded by the coding sequence ATGAAATCCAAAGTCCCCGTAATCATTGGATCTATTTTTGTTGCCTACATTGCCTTTGTTGCGGTCATTATGGTGTCTTATGACCCAACTCCAGATGAAATGGATTGGGAAGATAGGCAGGCTTACAATAGAGCTAAAATGACAGAAATCACTATCGGACAAAGCATCGCTGAAGTTAAAAGCATCTTTGGTAAAGCTGACTTTAGTGAAGCTAAAATCTCTAATCAGCAGAATCTACAGATCTTATTTTACCGCACTCAACATAAAGAATCAGACGGTGAAACAACCAAAGAAGAGTGCACTCCTCTGCTGTTTAAACAAGGACAGCTTGTTGCTTGGGGTGAAGAGACTTACCAGCAATATCTGACCAGCCAAATAGATAGCTTATAA
- the hemH gene encoding ferrochelatase — protein sequence MAKFSGLTKDVGHKKRGKTGVLLMNLGTPDEPTASAVRRYLAEFLADPRVVEIPRLVWMIILHGIILRVRPAKSAALYQQVWTKDGSPLMDITKRQTQKLSQYFEQAGEDVSVQFCMRYGQPSVSTTLQQMHKDGVDKLVVLPLYPQYAAPTTASAFDAIAKELTTWRYLPALHFINTYHDNPDFIDALAASITRDFELNGQPQKLVLSYHGMPERNLHLGDPYYCFCMVTSKLLVEKLGLTEEQYITTFQSRFGKAKWLTPYTDATMASLPAKGVTDIAVVCPAFSADCLETLEEIAGENKHIFKDAGGEQFRYIAALNDNDDHIHMMANIVKPYL from the coding sequence TTGGCAAAGTTTTCAGGATTAACTAAGGATGTAGGTCATAAAAAGCGTGGGAAAACGGGTGTGTTGTTAATGAACCTAGGAACACCCGATGAGCCAACGGCTTCAGCTGTAAGGCGTTACTTAGCAGAGTTTTTAGCTGATCCTCGAGTGGTGGAGATCCCAAGATTGGTTTGGATGATTATTCTGCATGGAATTATTTTGCGTGTAAGACCGGCTAAGTCAGCCGCTTTATACCAACAGGTTTGGACCAAAGATGGTTCACCATTGATGGATATCACTAAACGTCAAACTCAAAAATTGTCTCAGTATTTTGAGCAAGCAGGCGAAGATGTCTCGGTGCAGTTCTGCATGCGTTATGGACAACCTTCGGTATCGACAACATTACAACAAATGCATAAAGACGGCGTAGATAAGTTGGTGGTCTTGCCGCTATACCCACAGTATGCCGCACCAACCACTGCATCTGCTTTTGATGCTATAGCTAAAGAGCTGACGACTTGGCGCTACTTGCCTGCGTTGCACTTTATTAATACCTATCATGACAACCCTGACTTTATTGATGCGTTAGCGGCTTCTATAACTCGGGACTTTGAGCTTAACGGTCAACCGCAAAAGCTCGTTTTGTCTTACCATGGCATGCCTGAACGTAATCTTCATCTTGGCGATCCTTACTACTGTTTTTGTATGGTTACCAGTAAGTTGTTAGTCGAAAAGCTGGGCTTGACTGAAGAGCAGTACATTACGACGTTCCAATCGCGATTTGGTAAGGCTAAATGGCTAACGCCATATACTGATGCCACTATGGCGTCTTTACCCGCTAAAGGGGTTACAGATATCGCGGTAGTGTGTCCGGCTTTTAGTGCTGATTGCCTTGAAACGCTTGAAGAGATCGCGGGAGAGAACAAACACATATTTAAGGACGCGGGAGGGGAGCAGTTTAGGTATATAGCAGCACTTAATGATAATGATGACCATATTCACATGATGGCTAATATTGTTAAACCTTACCTTTAA
- a CDS encoding PilT/PilU family type 4a pilus ATPase, whose product MDVRPFLKAMTERKASDLFITAGFPPSAKIDGELRSLSENKFSPAQALDFVESLMTDVQKVEFHQSRECNFAFAVKDLGRFRVSAFWQREAPGCVMRRIETQIPDMDDLMLPPILKDLVMGKRGLVIMVGGTGTGKSTSLAALVGYRNAHARGHILTIEDPVEFVHDHRKSIITQREVGIDTESFDAALKSSLRQAPDVILIGEIRSQETMEFALSFAETGHLCMATLHANNANQALDRIMHLVPESKHHQLLFDLSLNLRGIVAQQLVPKSDGTGRRAAIEVLINTPRVASLIAKNELHLLKETMSKSNEQGMQTFDQALLKLYSDGEISYADALHHADSPNDLRLMIKLQSSDTASSSSMDGVTLNLD is encoded by the coding sequence ATGGATGTGCGTCCCTTTTTAAAGGCAATGACTGAGCGTAAAGCGTCAGATCTGTTTATTACGGCAGGCTTTCCACCTAGTGCAAAAATTGATGGTGAATTACGTTCATTGAGCGAGAACAAATTTAGTCCGGCACAGGCATTAGATTTTGTTGAGTCATTAATGACCGATGTGCAAAAAGTGGAGTTTCATCAATCTCGCGAGTGTAACTTCGCTTTCGCCGTTAAAGATCTAGGCCGCTTTCGTGTTAGCGCCTTTTGGCAAAGAGAAGCTCCGGGTTGTGTCATGCGTCGTATTGAGACACAAATTCCTGACATGGATGACTTAATGTTACCGCCAATTCTAAAAGATTTGGTCATGGGTAAGCGTGGCTTAGTCATTATGGTTGGTGGAACGGGTACTGGTAAATCAACGTCTCTAGCCGCGCTTGTTGGTTATCGAAATGCCCATGCTCGCGGGCATATCTTAACCATTGAAGATCCGGTTGAATTTGTTCACGATCACCGCAAAAGTATCATCACTCAGCGTGAAGTTGGCATCGATACTGAATCCTTTGACGCGGCGCTTAAGAGCTCATTACGCCAAGCGCCAGATGTGATTTTGATTGGCGAGATCCGTAGTCAAGAAACAATGGAATTTGCATTGTCCTTTGCTGAAACGGGTCACTTGTGTATGGCAACATTGCACGCCAACAATGCTAACCAAGCTCTCGACCGTATTATGCACTTGGTTCCAGAGAGCAAACATCATCAATTGTTGTTCGATTTGTCGCTTAATTTACGTGGAATCGTTGCCCAGCAACTCGTGCCTAAGAGTGATGGTACTGGCCGCCGAGCCGCGATTGAAGTGCTCATTAACACGCCGCGAGTGGCCAGTTTGATTGCTAAGAATGAGCTGCACTTATTAAAGGAAACCATGTCCAAGTCGAATGAACAAGGCATGCAGACTTTCGATCAGGCATTGTTAAAGCTCTATAGTGATGGTGAGATTAGCTACGCTGATGCACTGCATCATGCTGATTCACCGAATGACTTACGCTTAATGATTAAGTTGCAAAGTTCGGATACTGCCAGCTCAAGCTCAATGGATGGCGTAACACTCAACCTAGATTAA
- a CDS encoding type IV pilus twitching motility protein PilT — MEITELLAFSVKHNASDLHLSAGVSPMIRVDGEVRKINLPALDHQGVHSLVYDIMNDKQRKDYEEHLEIDFSFEVPGLARFRVNAFNQSRGSAAVFRTIPSDILSLEQLGAPEIFKQIASFPRGLVLVTGPTGSGKSTTLAAMVDYVNENRHDHILTIEDPIEFVHQNKQCLINQREVHRHTHSFNAALRSALREDPDVILVGEMRDLETIRLAMTAAETGHLVFGTLHTTSAAKTIDRVVDVFPEGEKGMVRTMLSESLQAVISQTLIKKVGGGRVAAHEIMMGTPAIRNLIREDKVAQMYSAIQTGMAHGMQTLDQCLQNLVNRGQITREDAMLKSSNKQTNF; from the coding sequence ATGGAAATCACAGAATTACTTGCCTTTAGTGTAAAGCACAATGCATCAGATCTACACCTTTCTGCGGGGGTTTCTCCTATGATCCGTGTTGATGGTGAAGTTAGGAAGATCAATCTTCCTGCTCTAGACCATCAAGGTGTTCACAGTCTTGTGTACGATATAATGAATGATAAGCAACGAAAAGATTATGAAGAACACCTTGAGATAGATTTCTCATTTGAAGTGCCAGGTCTTGCACGCTTTCGTGTTAATGCGTTTAATCAGTCTCGTGGTTCGGCTGCGGTATTTCGTACCATCCCCAGCGATATCTTAAGTCTTGAGCAACTTGGCGCCCCTGAAATCTTCAAACAAATAGCGAGTTTCCCTCGAGGACTGGTACTGGTGACTGGTCCAACTGGCTCTGGTAAGAGTACTACGCTGGCGGCTATGGTTGATTACGTAAATGAAAATCGCCATGACCACATATTGACGATTGAAGACCCAATAGAATTTGTGCATCAAAACAAGCAATGCTTGATTAACCAACGTGAGGTGCATCGTCATACTCACAGTTTTAATGCGGCGTTGCGCAGTGCATTACGTGAAGATCCGGATGTTATTTTAGTGGGTGAGATGCGAGATCTTGAAACGATCAGACTGGCGATGACAGCAGCTGAAACCGGTCACCTTGTATTTGGTACTTTGCATACCACCTCAGCCGCTAAAACGATTGACCGTGTGGTTGATGTGTTCCCTGAGGGAGAAAAAGGCATGGTGAGAACGATGTTATCGGAATCACTGCAAGCCGTTATTTCCCAGACTTTGATTAAAAAAGTCGGTGGTGGCCGTGTGGCAGCTCATGAGATTATGATGGGGACGCCAGCCATTCGTAACTTGATCCGCGAAGATAAAGTGGCACAAATGTACTCAGCGATTCAAACGGGCATGGCGCATGGTATGCAAACACTGGATCAGTGTTTGCAGAATTTGGTTAATCGCGGTCAAATCACCCGTGAAGATGCCATGCTCAAGAGTTCAAACAAGCAAACCAATTTTTAA
- a CDS encoding YggS family pyridoxal phosphate-dependent enzyme → MTTITDRLALAQHRINQAAQNSSRNPTDVQLLAVSKTKPNSQIIEAYAAGQRRFGENYVQEGEAKVTSLSTDYPDIEWHFIGPLQSNKTKVVASLFDWMHTVEREKIAIRLNEQRPAKMSALNVCIQVNISQEANKSGVSGADVFSLAEQINALPNLNLRGLMAIPSANVDIITATSELAALQKLYALLSERYPSVDTLSVGMSNDLELAVAHGSTIVRIGSAIFGARDYPKTD, encoded by the coding sequence ATGACAACAATAACAGACAGACTAGCGCTCGCCCAGCACAGGATTAATCAGGCGGCACAAAATTCATCACGAAATCCTACAGATGTGCAGCTGTTAGCCGTGAGTAAAACCAAGCCCAATAGCCAAATAATCGAGGCCTATGCTGCAGGCCAAAGACGTTTTGGTGAAAACTACGTGCAGGAAGGGGAAGCGAAGGTCACTAGCCTAAGCACGGATTACCCCGACATAGAGTGGCACTTCATCGGCCCCTTACAATCCAATAAAACAAAAGTGGTCGCGAGTTTATTTGATTGGATGCATACCGTTGAGCGTGAAAAAATTGCGATCCGGTTAAATGAACAGCGTCCGGCAAAGATGTCTGCGTTAAATGTCTGTATTCAGGTCAATATCAGTCAAGAAGCAAATAAGTCAGGCGTTAGCGGAGCTGACGTATTTTCCCTTGCTGAACAGATCAACGCCTTACCCAATTTGAACTTACGCGGATTGATGGCGATACCGTCTGCCAATGTCGACATTATCACCGCAACATCGGAACTCGCAGCATTACAAAAACTATATGCATTATTGTCAGAGCGATACCCGAGTGTAGATACTTTGTCAGTCGGCATGAGTAACGATTTGGAATTAGCGGTAGCCCACGGCTCAACCATCGTAAGAATTGGTAGTGCTATTTTTGGTGCTCGTGATTATCCAAAAACAGATTAA
- the proC gene encoding pyrroline-5-carboxylate reductase, whose amino-acid sequence MSQKKVCFIGAGNMARSIISGLINSGYAPESITASNPSQPKLDALNKDFGIKVTNDNVGAAATADVIVLGVKPHLMQQVGEQLSGLDLSTKLIITIAAGVTAKRYSDFFKQEIKLIRTMPNTPTQIGVGLTGLFAGDDISADNKSLCETLMATGGEVIWVDKEDDLNQVIALAGSSPAYFFLFLESMVASAVKGGMPEASAREMAQQAALGAALMAKQNPDLSLAQLRENVTSKGGTTAQAVATFEEGNLRALVDNAMTNCIARAQEMAKQY is encoded by the coding sequence ATGTCACAAAAGAAAGTGTGCTTTATTGGTGCTGGTAATATGGCCCGCAGTATCATTAGTGGTTTAATTAACAGTGGTTATGCCCCTGAGAGCATTACAGCTTCAAATCCAAGTCAACCAAAGCTAGATGCGCTTAACAAGGATTTCGGCATTAAGGTGACTAACGATAATGTTGGCGCCGCTGCGACGGCCGATGTCATCGTATTGGGTGTAAAGCCTCACTTAATGCAACAGGTTGGCGAGCAATTAAGTGGCCTTGATCTTTCAACTAAATTAATTATTACTATTGCTGCAGGCGTGACAGCCAAGCGTTATAGTGACTTTTTCAAGCAAGAGATCAAATTAATACGTACTATGCCTAATACCCCTACTCAGATAGGTGTAGGCTTAACAGGTTTGTTTGCTGGTGATGATATCTCCGCCGACAACAAAAGCTTGTGCGAGACGCTCATGGCAACCGGTGGCGAGGTTATTTGGGTAGACAAAGAAGATGACTTAAATCAGGTGATAGCATTAGCAGGAAGCTCACCGGCATACTTCTTTCTATTTCTAGAATCTATGGTTGCAAGCGCAGTAAAGGGGGGGATGCCGGAAGCTAGCGCAAGAGAAATGGCGCAACAAGCGGCATTAGGTGCTGCATTGATGGCCAAACAAAATCCTGACTTAAGTTTGGCGCAATTACGAGAGAATGTAACTTCAAAAGGTGGCACTACGGCGCAAGCTGTGGCAACGTTTGAAGAGGGAAATTTAAGAGCGCTAGTCGATAATGCAATGACAAATTGTATTGCGCGGGCTCAAGAGATGGCAAAACAGTATTAA
- a CDS encoding YggT family protein encodes MNAFSFLVSTVFDLYLMVVILRLWLQFARADFYNPFSQFIVKATHPIVGPLRRVIPSFGNFDSASFVLAITVVILKFVLLTLMAGAALDVPNILLISLVSVFKEAGVLLFWMLILRAILSWVSQGQNPIEMVMSQLTEPLLAPIRRMLPQMGGLDLSLLVVMIVLNFLNILLAQYVPYWANV; translated from the coding sequence ATGAATGCATTTAGTTTTCTAGTAAGTACAGTATTCGATTTATACCTGATGGTGGTCATTTTACGGCTCTGGTTACAATTCGCTCGTGCCGATTTTTATAACCCCTTTAGCCAGTTTATTGTTAAAGCCACTCACCCCATTGTCGGTCCTCTAAGACGCGTGATCCCATCGTTCGGCAATTTTGATAGCGCGTCATTTGTCCTGGCGATCACGGTCGTTATCTTAAAATTTGTTCTGCTAACCTTGATGGCAGGTGCAGCGCTAGACGTACCTAATATTTTACTTATCTCTTTAGTGTCGGTGTTTAAAGAAGCAGGTGTGTTGCTATTTTGGATGCTTATTTTACGAGCAATATTAAGCTGGGTAAGCCAAGGACAAAATCCAATTGAGATGGTAATGAGTCAGCTTACTGAACCTCTATTGGCCCCTATACGCCGTATGTTGCCCCAAATGGGTGGATTAGACTTGTCATTACTGGTGGTGATGATAGTGCTTAATTTCCTCAATATCTTGCTCGCCCAATATGTACCATACTGGGCCAACGTATAG
- the yggU gene encoding DUF167 family protein YggU: MVAITMQQGNLLLQLYIQPKASRDQIVGLHGEELKIAITAPPVDGKANAHLTKFLSKAFKVPKGDITILKGLMGRHKQVLIHSPRLIPPAIQNLL, encoded by the coding sequence GTGGTAGCAATAACGATGCAGCAGGGAAACCTGCTGCTTCAGCTTTATATCCAACCCAAAGCGAGTCGTGATCAAATTGTAGGACTTCATGGTGAAGAGCTCAAAATAGCGATTACCGCACCACCTGTTGACGGAAAAGCCAACGCGCACCTAACCAAGTTCCTCTCTAAAGCATTCAAAGTGCCTAAGGGTGATATAACGATACTCAAAGGCCTGATGGGCCGACACAAACAAGTTTTAATCCACTCTCCTAGGTTGATACCACCAGCAATACAAAACCTTTTGTAA
- a CDS encoding DUF4426 domain-containing protein, whose product MFRSLTAILLLSLCLISSAFAEQKQKVGNYDIHYVALSSTFLTPSIAKSYGIKRSSYTGILNISVLDTNVDGNPAVPVEITGIANNLLDARVELKFREIREGDSIYYIAEVPYRDDQEINFNIALKHGSKLNTQLKFKQKFYVE is encoded by the coding sequence ATGTTCCGCTCTCTAACAGCCATTTTATTGCTAAGTTTGTGCCTCATCAGTAGCGCATTTGCTGAGCAAAAACAAAAAGTCGGCAACTACGATATTCATTACGTAGCCCTAAGTAGCACCTTTTTAACACCCAGTATTGCCAAGTCTTACGGTATTAAACGCAGTAGCTATACTGGGATCTTAAATATTTCGGTGTTAGATACGAATGTAGACGGTAACCCTGCGGTGCCTGTTGAAATTACCGGCATAGCCAATAACTTACTTGATGCACGTGTTGAATTGAAATTTAGAGAGATACGTGAAGGCGACTCTATCTACTATATTGCAGAAGTCCCTTATCGAGATGATCAAGAGATCAACTTCAACATTGCTTTAAAACATGGCTCGAAGCTCAATACACAACTTAAATTTAAGCAAAAATTTTATGTAGAGTAA